In the Sulfitobacter pacificus genome, one interval contains:
- a CDS encoding HAD family hydrolase, producing the protein MTPQAVVFDIGNVLIEWQPERFFDGIIGADRRRAMFAAVDLHAMNDRVDSGETFRNVITETAQATPEWRDEIMLWHDRWLDMASPAIDHSVRLMAALQSRGVPVFSLTNFGIQTYDLAATRYPFLRQFDRDFISGHLGIIKPNPTIYATVEQTSGIPPQALLFTDDRAENITAAAKRGWQTHHFTDPQGWADRLVTAGLLTKDDAQ; encoded by the coding sequence ATGACACCCCAAGCCGTGGTATTCGACATTGGCAACGTCCTTATCGAATGGCAACCGGAGCGCTTCTTCGACGGTATCATCGGCGCGGACCGTCGCCGTGCCATGTTCGCCGCCGTCGACCTTCATGCCATGAACGACCGTGTGGACAGCGGTGAAACCTTCCGCAATGTCATCACCGAAACCGCGCAGGCCACGCCGGAATGGCGCGATGAAATCATGCTCTGGCATGACCGATGGCTTGATATGGCATCGCCTGCGATTGACCATTCCGTCCGCCTGATGGCCGCGCTGCAATCACGCGGTGTGCCGGTGTTTTCCCTGACCAACTTTGGCATCCAGACCTATGATCTTGCCGCCACCCGCTATCCGTTCCTGCGTCAGTTCGACCGCGATTTTATCTCTGGCCATCTGGGCATCATCAAACCAAATCCCACCATCTATGCCACAGTTGAACAGACCAGCGGCATCCCCCCGCAAGCCCTGCTGTTCACCGATGATCGCGCCGAAAACATCACCGCTGCGGCCAAACGTGGCTGGCAAACCCATCATTTCACAGACCCGCAAGGCTGGGCCGACAGGCTGGTTACAGCGGGCCTGCTCACCAAGGACGACGCACAATGA
- a CDS encoding YaiI/YqxD family protein, producing MTALYIDADACPVKAEAERVATRHRIRMFVVSNGGLRPSQNPFVETVIVPDGPDVADMWIAERCGTGDVVVTGDIPLAAKCVEAGAKVLKHNGEALTAANIGNVLATRDLMTDLRAADPFRQGGGKSFTKADRSRFLDALERELRAAARL from the coding sequence ATGACTGCGCTCTACATCGACGCGGATGCCTGTCCGGTCAAAGCCGAAGCCGAACGTGTCGCCACCCGCCACAGGATCCGCATGTTTGTGGTGTCAAACGGCGGGCTGCGGCCCTCACAGAACCCCTTTGTGGAAACCGTGATTGTGCCTGATGGCCCTGATGTGGCGGACATGTGGATCGCCGAACGCTGTGGCACCGGCGATGTGGTGGTGACCGGCGACATTCCACTGGCGGCAAAATGTGTAGAGGCGGGTGCCAAGGTACTGAAGCACAATGGCGAGGCGCTGACGGCGGCGAATATCGGCAACGTGCTGGCAACCCGTGACCTGATGACGGACCTGCGGGCCGCTGACCCATTTCGCCAAGGCGGCGGCAAAAGTTTCACCAAGGCGGACCGCTCGCGGTTTCTGGATGCGCTGGAGCGTGAATTGCGCGCAGCAGCGCGATTGTGA
- the fghA gene encoding S-formylglutathione hydrolase: MKTISENASFGGTQGVYSHASTTCNCEMTFGLFLPAEARDGPVPVLWYLSGLTCTHENAMNKAGAQAWAAEHGIAVVFPDTSPRGEDVADDEAYDLGKGAGFYVNATQDPWKRHFQMWDYIAEELPGFLGENFALDMDRQGITGHSMGGHGALTLAMNLPGRFLSVSAFAPIANPTGSDWGRKQLTAYLGEDDAKWAKHDASLLMADVGFDGPVLIDQGAADQFLDLLKPEALAAALATKRQNGTFRMQPGYDHSYFFVSTFMEDHVAFHAEALYGG, encoded by the coding sequence ATGAAAACCATATCCGAAAATGCCAGCTTTGGCGGCACTCAAGGCGTCTATTCCCATGCCTCGACCACCTGCAATTGCGAGATGACATTTGGTCTGTTCCTGCCCGCCGAAGCCCGCGATGGTCCGGTGCCGGTGTTGTGGTATCTCTCCGGCCTGACTTGCACCCATGAGAATGCGATGAACAAAGCTGGCGCACAGGCCTGGGCGGCGGAACATGGCATCGCGGTGGTCTTCCCCGACACCTCGCCGCGCGGTGAGGATGTGGCCGATGACGAGGCCTACGATCTGGGCAAGGGCGCGGGATTCTATGTAAACGCTACCCAAGACCCGTGGAAGCGGCACTTCCAGATGTGGGATTACATTGCCGAAGAGCTTCCCGGTTTTCTGGGTGAAAATTTCGCATTGGATATGGATCGCCAAGGCATTACCGGCCACTCCATGGGCGGGCATGGTGCCTTGACGCTGGCGATGAACCTGCCCGGACGGTTCCTGTCGGTTTCCGCCTTTGCGCCCATCGCCAACCCCACGGGCAGCGATTGGGGCCGCAAACAGCTGACCGCATATCTTGGCGAGGATGACGCCAAATGGGCCAAACATGACGCCAGCCTGTTGATGGCCGATGTCGGCTTTGACGGGCCTGTCCTGATTGATCAAGGGGCCGCTGACCAATTCCTTGACTTGCTAAAGCCCGAGGCATTGGCCGCCGCCCTCGCAACGAAACGCCAGAACGGCACCTTCCGTATGCAACCGGGATATGACCACAGCTATTTCTTTGTCTCCACCTTCATGGAAGACCACGTCGCCTTCCACGCTGAAGCGCTTTATGGGGGCTGA
- a CDS encoding AEC family transporter, protein MLAIFLKTLPFFALIGLGFWAGRTRFFSAEATAYLTKFVFYFALSAMLFRFSANLSLAELWDTRLFAAYLWGTAFVYGIATIAGFLRGLDIPTTAIEAQCAVIGNTGFLGVPMLTLLLGPEAIGPVLLALAIDLIVFSSLIVILITGSRDGQVSLRMLRNIALGLVKNPMIVAISLGFLWSGLQIPIPDPMNDFLAILGGAATPGALFAIGASLALTAPDKLPVAGWLTFCKLVLHPLFVGFAALFLFGVDPFKAGVIIAVAALPVAGNVYMLAQHYGVAPVRVSTAILVSTAISILTVSLVIGWITTA, encoded by the coding sequence ATGCTCGCGATCTTTCTGAAAACCCTGCCGTTCTTTGCCTTGATCGGGTTGGGGTTTTGGGCTGGCCGAACGCGGTTCTTCAGCGCCGAGGCCACGGCGTATCTCACCAAATTCGTGTTCTATTTCGCTCTCTCCGCCATGCTGTTCCGGTTCTCGGCAAACCTGTCCCTGGCCGAGCTTTGGGACACACGCCTGTTTGCCGCCTATCTTTGGGGAACGGCCTTTGTTTATGGCATCGCCACCATCGCGGGGTTCCTGCGCGGTCTCGACATTCCCACCACCGCCATCGAGGCGCAATGTGCGGTGATCGGCAACACCGGATTTCTGGGTGTGCCGATGTTGACCTTACTATTGGGTCCAGAAGCAATTGGCCCCGTCTTATTGGCCTTGGCCATTGATCTGATTGTATTTTCCAGCCTCATTGTGATCCTGATCACCGGCTCACGGGACGGGCAGGTCAGCCTGCGCATGCTGCGCAACATCGCCTTGGGACTGGTGAAAAACCCGATGATCGTCGCGATCTCCCTTGGGTTTCTCTGGTCCGGACTGCAGATCCCGATCCCGGATCCGATGAACGATTTCCTTGCGATCCTTGGCGGGGCCGCCACTCCCGGCGCGCTGTTTGCCATCGGGGCCTCGCTGGCCCTCACCGCCCCTGACAAACTGCCTGTTGCCGGTTGGCTGACCTTTTGCAAACTGGTGCTGCACCCGCTGTTTGTCGGTTTTGCCGCCCTGTTCCTGTTTGGCGTTGATCCTTTCAAAGCGGGCGTCATCATCGCCGTGGCGGCCCTTCCCGTTGCCGGCAATGTCTATATGCTGGCCCAGCACTATGGTGTGGCACCGGTGCGGGTTTCAACCGCCATCCTTGTCTCGACCGCCATCAGTATTCTGACCGTCAGCCTTGTTATCGGCTGGATCACCACCGCCTGA
- the mbfA gene encoding iron exporter MbfA — protein MRFAFNRKRFSDLSEQEVLALAISSEEDDARIYRGYAETLRAEFPSSAAVFDGMAAEEDIHRQRLIDLHIKRFGEVIPLIRREHVSGYYARRPVWLIENLGLERIRTEATAMERDAERFYLAAAASTKDAETRKLLGDLAAAEAGHQNTATDLSARHLDADSIVAEDDQERRQFLLTWVQPGLAGLMDGSVSTLAPIFATAFATQDTWTTFLVGLAASVGAGISMGFTEAASDDGSLSGRGSPWKRGFASGIMTTLGGLGHALPYLIPDFWTATTVAFVVVFIELWAIAWIQNKYMETPFFRAALQVVLGGALVFATGVLIGSG, from the coding sequence ATGCGTTTTGCCTTTAATAGAAAACGGTTTTCTGACCTGAGCGAACAAGAGGTCCTCGCCCTTGCGATCTCCTCCGAAGAAGATGACGCGCGTATTTATCGCGGCTATGCCGAAACTCTGCGGGCCGAGTTTCCCAGCTCTGCAGCGGTATTTGACGGCATGGCTGCCGAAGAGGACATTCACCGTCAACGGCTGATCGACCTGCATATAAAGCGCTTTGGCGAGGTGATACCCCTGATCCGGCGTGAACATGTCTCGGGGTACTACGCCCGCCGCCCGGTCTGGCTGATCGAAAACCTTGGGCTGGAACGTATCCGAACCGAGGCCACCGCCATGGAGCGCGACGCAGAACGGTTTTATCTGGCAGCCGCCGCAAGCACCAAAGACGCAGAAACGCGCAAGCTGCTGGGCGATCTGGCCGCCGCAGAAGCTGGCCATCAGAACACGGCAACCGACCTTTCCGCCCGACATCTGGACGCCGATAGCATCGTCGCCGAGGATGATCAGGAACGACGGCAGTTTCTGCTGACGTGGGTTCAGCCGGGGTTGGCCGGGTTGATGGACGGCTCTGTCTCTACCCTTGCGCCGATCTTTGCTACCGCATTTGCAACACAGGACACATGGACAACCTTCCTTGTCGGGCTGGCCGCCTCCGTGGGTGCCGGCATTTCGATGGGGTTTACTGAAGCCGCCTCTGATGACGGGTCCCTGTCGGGGCGTGGCTCTCCCTGGAAACGCGGCTTTGCCTCCGGCATCATGACCACCTTGGGGGGTTTGGGCCATGCGCTGCCCTATCTGATCCCGGATTTCTGGACCGCCACAACTGTGGCCTTTGTCGTGGTCTTTATCGAACTCTGGGCAATTGCCTGGATTCAGAACAAATACATGGAGACCCCGTTTTTCCGCGCCGCCTTGCAGGTTGTTCTGGGGGGTGCCCTTGTCTTTGCCACCGGGGTGCTGATCGGCTCGGGATAG